The Nitrospira sp. genome includes a region encoding these proteins:
- a CDS encoding VWA domain-containing protein: MTDMSSREILRDRLVAELRPAVAETLVTRLAQETGKADASAQVLTLLDELSDLSEKAVCAAMTALPELDRKGGLSHVVLWLDLGIALTESSGASALKYFKESPLVLGLIDSVDVRTEVLTIGLDMAEEDANVALEYLRQAPQILSNVPVTQVRSWLEIGIELTKVNVVVGLEFIRQLSKLAPILPRESARRWAMVGTKLIVPNSLGKPDYVATMEFLRTSPSILERVPEPPVREKVVSLCVVLAEQSPESSITWLTESPQLLEVLPSTEWRSRFLQYGSLLAEQYAEVTIEYLRRAPELVALIGTGPDALTRFERWFQTGMEVAAYSLDGARAYFSVESRKALASVEQALSGVPFRQVARTVKLFVQGLCGTDIAVEALPDSVASPVRATVSEDGCRIALPALLRRYPTAAENERLYLVMAAHEAGHIEFGTYQLRLESLADLVETVRLRYGRSNEARPETLAALFQLYPNPTLVRDLWVVLEDARVECLLRAEYPGLRCDLARVASESITPRDPAQGVTPKELVVDCLLRLSLGEAADSVVPQAIKGEVSVLWDLCQPALTITATAEETVRVVDAVYTRLEELLAARGEMIQGEKREQPEEAVAGQAQPYRAEDQYRTVTDVAYRGSMKPEFVVWSPERLEKPQDLSSAQGDGPVGQGGRSAESSFESGETLREGRTLPSIVEECLTLELNPQSRQTTTDEERTVLYPEWDHRIEDYRMNWCRVAERPADLGSDEFVTETLAARQSVVKLLRRFFEGLRAPAYRRVAGQPDGEEVDLDAVVRRTADRWAGIEGDDRLYIRRDKRERDVAVAFLVDVSGSTGQQVGSGRRVIDVEKEALVLLCEALDAVGDQYGLYAYSGQGRGRVEFLTIKDFEDRLGAATARRLGGLSPRHQNRDGTAIRHAVAKLLARDAKHRLLVILSDGRPLDDQYRDDYSLEDTKAALREARQRGIETFCVTIDREAESYLRPLYAETRYCVIDRVEALPTKLPRMYRQLTT; this comes from the coding sequence AGTCGAGAAATTTTGCGAGACCGACTGGTAGCAGAGCTGAGACCGGCGGTCGCGGAGACCCTTGTGACCCGCTTAGCCCAGGAGACGGGCAAAGCAGACGCATCCGCACAGGTCCTGACTCTGTTGGACGAGCTCTCTGATCTCTCCGAAAAAGCCGTCTGTGCGGCCATGACAGCGCTGCCGGAGCTGGATCGGAAGGGGGGGCTTTCGCACGTCGTCCTGTGGCTGGACCTGGGCATTGCGTTGACCGAGTCATCCGGCGCGTCCGCACTCAAATATTTCAAGGAAAGCCCCTTGGTTCTTGGGCTGATTGATTCTGTTGATGTGCGTACCGAGGTCTTGACCATCGGCCTGGACATGGCGGAGGAAGATGCGAATGTCGCCCTCGAATACCTGCGCCAGGCTCCACAGATCCTGTCGAATGTCCCGGTTACTCAGGTGCGATCCTGGCTCGAGATCGGCATTGAACTGACCAAGGTCAATGTGGTGGTCGGGCTGGAGTTCATTCGACAACTCTCCAAGCTGGCCCCCATCCTGCCTCGAGAGAGTGCTCGTCGTTGGGCCATGGTGGGCACGAAATTAATTGTGCCGAATAGCCTTGGGAAGCCGGACTACGTAGCGACCATGGAGTTCCTCAGGACCAGCCCGTCCATTCTCGAAAGGGTCCCAGAGCCACCCGTTCGGGAGAAAGTCGTATCGCTCTGTGTTGTCCTAGCTGAACAGTCCCCCGAGTCGAGCATCACGTGGCTTACGGAGTCACCACAGCTTCTGGAAGTCCTGCCGTCAACGGAATGGCGGAGCCGGTTCTTGCAGTACGGCTCCTTGCTCGCCGAACAGTATGCAGAGGTGACAATCGAGTATCTCCGTCGTGCTCCGGAACTTGTCGCGCTCATCGGAACTGGTCCGGATGCGCTCACGCGATTTGAACGATGGTTTCAGACCGGGATGGAAGTTGCGGCCTACAGCCTCGATGGGGCACGAGCCTATTTTTCGGTCGAGTCGCGGAAAGCATTGGCTTCGGTCGAACAAGCCTTGAGCGGGGTGCCGTTTCGTCAGGTTGCTCGAACGGTGAAACTTTTTGTTCAGGGACTGTGTGGAACGGATATCGCTGTGGAGGCGCTTCCGGATTCGGTGGCTTCCCCAGTTCGCGCAACGGTCAGCGAAGATGGATGCCGCATCGCACTCCCGGCGCTGCTCCGTCGATATCCCACGGCCGCCGAGAACGAACGCCTCTATCTTGTGATGGCCGCACATGAAGCCGGCCATATAGAGTTCGGCACGTATCAACTCAGGCTCGAATCGTTAGCCGATCTGGTCGAGACAGTGCGACTGCGATATGGGCGATCCAATGAAGCCAGACCAGAGACGTTGGCGGCTCTGTTTCAGCTGTATCCGAATCCCACGCTGGTACGGGATCTCTGGGTTGTGCTGGAGGATGCGAGGGTTGAATGCTTACTGCGCGCGGAATATCCCGGGCTTCGGTGTGACCTTGCACGAGTGGCGAGCGAATCCATCACTCCGCGTGATCCAGCACAAGGGGTGACACCGAAGGAACTCGTCGTCGATTGCCTGCTCAGGCTCTCTCTGGGTGAAGCGGCAGATTCTGTTGTGCCTCAGGCGATCAAGGGAGAGGTCTCCGTCCTGTGGGATCTGTGTCAGCCGGCACTCACAATCACGGCAACAGCCGAGGAAACCGTCCGTGTGGTCGACGCTGTCTACACGCGGCTTGAAGAACTGCTGGCGGCTCGCGGCGAGATGATCCAGGGAGAAAAACGTGAACAGCCGGAGGAGGCTGTGGCGGGACAGGCGCAACCGTATCGAGCGGAGGACCAATACCGTACCGTCACGGATGTGGCCTATCGTGGTTCGATGAAGCCGGAGTTCGTCGTGTGGAGTCCGGAGCGATTGGAGAAGCCTCAGGACCTGTCTTCGGCACAAGGGGATGGTCCTGTCGGGCAGGGAGGTCGGAGCGCAGAGTCTTCTTTCGAGAGTGGAGAAACGTTGCGGGAGGGGCGCACCTTGCCGTCCATTGTGGAGGAATGCCTCACTCTTGAACTCAACCCGCAATCAAGGCAGACCACAACCGATGAAGAGCGCACCGTCCTCTATCCGGAGTGGGACCATCGGATCGAGGACTATCGGATGAATTGGTGTCGCGTGGCGGAACGACCGGCAGACCTCGGGTCCGACGAATTCGTGACGGAGACATTGGCTGCCCGACAAAGTGTGGTGAAACTGCTACGCCGGTTTTTTGAAGGATTACGTGCCCCGGCCTATCGTCGGGTTGCGGGGCAACCAGATGGGGAAGAGGTGGATCTCGATGCGGTGGTCCGACGCACAGCGGATCGGTGGGCTGGCATAGAAGGTGACGATCGACTGTATATCCGCCGCGATAAACGAGAGCGGGATGTGGCGGTTGCCTTCCTGGTTGATGTCAGCGGATCGACCGGTCAACAGGTCGGATCCGGTCGGCGGGTCATCGACGTTGAGAAAGAAGCGTTGGTACTGCTTTGTGAAGCATTGGACGCGGTCGGCGATCAGTACGGACTCTATGCGTACTCAGGCCAAGGGCGAGGGAGAGTCGAGTTTCTCACGATTAAAGATTTTGAGGATCGATTGGGAGCGGCGACGGCACGTCGGCTTGGAGGGCTGTCTCCTCGTCATCAGAACCGCGACGGCACGGCCATTCGGCATGCCGTCGCGAAGCTGTTGGCCCGTGATGCAAAACACCGCCTCCTGGTGATATTGAGTGACGGAAGACCGTTGGATGATCAGTATCGGGACGACTATTCGTTAGAGGACACGAAAGCGGCACTCCGTGAAGCAAGGCAGCGAGGAATCGAGACCTTTTGCGTGACGATCGACCGGGAAGCGGAGAGTTACTTGCGCCCTCTCTATGCCGAGACACGGTATTGCGTCATCGACAGAGTCGAGGCTTTGCCGACCAAGTTGCCACGTATGTACAGACAATTGACGACTTAG